The Toxorhynchites rutilus septentrionalis strain SRP chromosome 3, ASM2978413v1, whole genome shotgun sequence genome includes a region encoding these proteins:
- the LOC129775369 gene encoding leucine-rich repeats and immunoglobulin-like domains protein 2 → MGKKTIFWSVLLLLVPVTLSSGSAKNHKCIPTGYTNICILEYVYYNRSVTTQHIFPQGYQHVCIGSSVWRNGIESVIPSFDAKMYAEMGRPQALELMNVLMTDLEIPRKLSFGNFGDNKLKYFAVEHDDSMEPMLSYLDLSRNSLAKLTNITTLVKLEALYLYNNRLDSLEPDVLRKLTKLKILDLNYNNIVQLCGDCLPQSLTHLRLYYNDLKKLNYSDLSLPSLEILNVERNKLASFDASALVLAMPKLTHISLSGNDLGKEVLLKAFEVFDRHNISHIVDGDEVSCYYGDELVEGVCVNRHVMSGSGWVRGTLLTILTLLIGFIFLLVVRWVFIAMNK, encoded by the exons ATGGGAAAGAAAACTATATTCTG GTCTGTTTTGTTGCTGCTTGTCCCTGTGACGCTATCGAGTGGATCAGCCAAAAACCACAAGTGCATTCCGACTGGTTATACGAACATTTGCATCCTAGAGTATGTTTACTACAACCGAAGCGTCACAACGCAACACATCTTCCCTCAGGGCTACCAGCATGTATGCATTGGGAGCAGCGTCTGGAGAAATGGAATCGAATCTGTTATTCCGTCATTTGATGCCAAGATGTACGCAGAGATGGGACGACCACAagcactagaattaatgaacgTGTTGATGACGGATCTGGAAATTCCCCGCAAACTTAGTTTCGGTAATTTCGGCGACAACAAACTGAAATATTTCGCTGTAGAACATGATGATTCAATGGAACCAATGTTGTCCTATCTTGATTTGTCTCGGAACTCGCTCGCCAAGCTGACGAATATTACTACACTTGTGAAGTTGGAAGCACTTTATCTCTACAACAATCGTCTTGATTCGCTCGAGCCGGATGTGCTACGAAAGCTTACAAAACTTAAAATCTTGGATCTCAACTACAACAACATTGTTCAACTATGCGGGGATTGTCTCCCTCAAAGTTTAACACACTTGAGACTGTACTATAACGATTTGAAAAAGCTGAATTATAGCGATCTTTCGTTGCCATCACTGGAGATACTCAACGTTGAACGAAACAAGCTCGCATCCTTCGACGCATCCGCTCTGGTACTAGCGATGCCGAAGCTGACACATATCAGCCTCAGTGGAAACGATCTCGGCAAGGAGGTGCTGCTGAAGGCGTTTGAGGTTTTCGACCGTCACAATATCAGCCACATAGTGGACGGCGATGAAGTTTCCTGCTACTACGGAGATGAACTCGTCGAAGGAGTATGTGTAAACAGGCATGTGATGAGCGGTAGCGGCTGGGTGCGAGGTACTCTCCTCACCATCCTAACCCTGCTGATCGGATTCATATTTTTGCTGGTCGTTCGATGGGTGTTTATTGCGATGAACAAATGA
- the LOC129775370 gene encoding uncharacterized protein LOC129775370, with the protein MGKKTIFWSVLLLLVPVTLSSGSAKNHKCIPTGYTNICILEYVYYNRSVTTQHIFPQGYQHIRIGNSAWRNGIESVIPSFDAKIFAEMGRPQAIELMNVLMTDLEIPRKLSFGNFGDNNLKYFTVEHDDSTEPMLTYLDLSRNSLTKLTNITTLVELEALYLYNNRLDSLEPDMLRKLTKLKILDLNYNNIVQLCGDCLPQSLTHLRLYYNDLKKLNYSGLSLPSLEILNIEQNKLTSFDASALVLAMPKLTYISLSGNDFGKEVLLKALEIFDRHNISHIAEGDEVSCFYGDELVEGVCVNRHVMSGSGWVRGTLLTILTLLIGFIFLLVVRWVFIAMNK; encoded by the exons ATGGGAAAGAAAACTATATTCTG GTCTGTTTTGTTGCTGCTTGTCCCTGTGACGCTATCGAGTGGATCAGCCAAAAACCACAAGTGCATTCCGACTGGTTATACGAACATTTGCATCCTAGAATATGTTTACTACAACCGAAGCGTCACAACGCAACACATCTTCCCCCAGGGCTACCAGCATATACGCATCGGGAACAGCGCCTGGAGAAATGGAATCGAATCTGTCATTCcgtcatttgatgccaaaataTTCGCAGAGATGGGAAGACCTCAAGCGATAGAATTGATGAATGTGTTGATGACGGATCTGGAAATTCCCCGCAAACTTAGTTTCGGTAATTTCGGTGACAACAATCTGAAATATTTCACTGTAGAGCATGACGATTCTACGGAACCAATGTTGACGTATCTTGATTTGTCTCGGAATTCACTCACTAAGCTGACGAATATTACTACACTTGTGGAGTTGGAAGCACTTTATCTCTACAACAATCGTCTTGATTCGCTCGAACCGGATATGCTACGAAAGCTTACAAAACTTAAAATCTTGGATCTCAACTACAATAACATTGTTCAACTATGCGGAGATTGTCTCCCCCAAAGTTTAACACACTTGAGGCTGTATTATAACGATTTGAAAAAGCTGAATTATAGCGGTCTTTCGTTGCCATCGCTGGAGATACTGAACATTGAACAAAACAAGCTTACATCCTTCGACGCATCCGCTCTGGTACTAGCGATGCCGAAGCTGACATACATCAGCCTCAGTGGAAATGATTTCGGCAAGGAGGTGCTGCTGAAAGCGTTGGAGATTTTCGACCGCCACAATATCAGCCACATAGCGGAGGGCGATGAAGTTTCCTGCTTCTACGGAGATGAACTCGTCGAAGGAGTATGTGTGAACAGGCATGTGATGAGCGGTAGCGGCTGGGTGCGAGGTACTCTCCTCACCATCCTAACCCTGCTGATCGGATTCATATTTTTGCTGGTCGTTCGATGGGTGTTTATTGCGATGAACAAATGA